The DNA segment CAAACCCAGGGAAAAACGCTTATTCAGGCGGCCCGGTGCATGACCAAGATCGTGGTTTATACAGGCACAAGCCTTTCATGGGAAGATGCAAGGGGACTATTAGATGCAGATTACCGCTCGCCTGTAAAAAGAAATGATATTAACATCCTGCTGGATAAGGAACAACCTGATATTATCGGGATCATTGACGGGATATTTTTTGACAGGGCCGCCGTGGCACACAGGGAGATCATACGTGCCGTAAAAGCCGGAGTGAAAGTTGTGGGGGGCTCAAGTATGGGCGCGCTTCGATCCTCTGAACTCCATTCACACGGAATGATAGGGGTGGGCCAGATCTTTGAATGGTACCGTGATGGGTTTATTAATTCTGATGATGAAGTAGCTGTTACCTTCCATCCCGATACGCTGGAACCGCTTTCAACTCCTTTGGTCAATATAAGAACGACGTTGGAAGGAGCCGTAAAAGCCGGTATCATTGATACAAAACAGGCGGATGGGCTATTACAGGCTGTCAGGTCAATGTATTACCCTGACAGAACATATCATTCAATGGTCAAAAAGGGCGTGGAATTGGGAATTGTCCCTGCTGATAAGAAGGGGTCCCTTATAGATTATTTTGTTAATAACGAAGTTGATGTTAAGCGGGATGATGCGCTGCTGGTCATTAGAAAAATTCGTGAACTGGCTTTGACTAATCCCTGAGATGAAATGGTGTCAATCTCTTTTCCATGACCGTAAAAGATAGGTCAATAAACAAAGCCAAGACTACTGCAGGCAGGGCCCCGGCAAGAAGCAGATCGGTACGAAAGCCGATAAGTCCCTCAAAAACCAGTTCACCCAATCCTCCACTTCCGATAATAGCAGTAAGAATTGCAATGCTATTGGCCAGTATGCCGGCAAATTTTATCCCGGCGAACATTGCAGGGTAGGCATTTGGGAACCTGATATGTCTGTCTATCTCCCAATTGGTCAATCCTATTCCCTTTGCATATTCGATCAGTGACGTATCAATAGTTGACAGTCCTATATAGGTATTCTTAATAATAGGCAATAGACCCCTGAGCATGATAGCTATTACAGCTGGCCAGAACCCTATGCCAATGAGAGGGACAACGATTGCAACAACAGCGAAACTGGGAACTGCCTGGGCCATATTGGCTAATTTCATAACAACAGAAGCCAGTTTTTCGCTATAGAGGGAAATAAACGCCAGTGGCACCCCCAAAACGATACTCACAAAAAGGGCCGTATATGCCAGTATAATGTGTTCAAACGTAGCGTCAGAAATGGTGGAAAACATTACCATGCACCATACCTCCCTTTTAGCCAGCCTTCAATCATACCGGCAAATCCATCAAGGATCACTGCCAGTATTCCTGTCCATAACCCTGCCACCAGAATAGTATTCACATCAAAAAGCTGGATACCGTTCTGCAGCACAGCACCCAGGCCCCCTGCTGCGATCAGACCGCCCAATGTTACCACACCCATGGTGAACACAAGAGCGATCCTGAAACCCCCGGCGATAAGTGGGAGGGCCATTGGCAACCGTACTCTATATAAGATCTCAGCTTTTGAAAGTCCTATGGCACGGGCGATATCAATATACTCTCTGCTTACGCCTTTCAGACCGGTATAGGTATTTCTGGCAATGGGAAGAATCGAATACAGGACTGAAGCTACAATGGTAGGTTCAGGTCCTATTCCCACAAGAGGTATGAGAAAAACAAGCAGAGCAATATCTGGAATCGTTTCAACAATATTCAGCACATTAAGGAAAGGACCGGCAATTTTCGGATGAAAAAAAATGAATATTCCAATACTTATCCCTATGACCGTTGCTGCAAAAAGTGCAATGCTGAACATAGAAAGATGCTCTACAGTACGGACCGTCAGCAACTGGCTTTTCCATATATCCGAAAATATAAGTATGATGTTCTCCACAATCCCTCTCCAGTAGTCAAACCAACCTCAAAAGCACTTCATTCGAAAGGAAAAGCCCGGATGGATTGTTCCCGTCAGATACAATTGCCATTGATTCTCCCCTGCTTTTTAATTCTTTCAACGCTGAGACAGCAGGGTCGTTTGGAGCGAAGACAACAGAAGGTTTTGCAATATCGCGAAGGGGTCTTTCATCATTAGACTGGTACAGATCGGCCATGTGCAGCATACCCAGAAGTTCTGATCCGTCGCAAATAACAGCCAGTTCTACATTGTTTTCTGTCATTCTTACACCCGCCTGCTTTGCGGTCAGTGCTGCATCAAAAAGGTATGTATTATCAATGGGGGACATCAGGTTTTTCACTTTAAGGGCATCTAAATGTTTGAATTTTCTTTTAGAATCGACAATATCAGCTACCAGATCGTTCTCAGGGTTAAGTATAAGCTCCTCGGGGGTACCCACCTGAACGAGCCCGGCATCGGCCATTATGGCAATTCGATCTCCGAGAATAAATGCCTCGTCAATATCATGGGTCACAAATACAATGGTCCTTCCAATTTCCTGCTTGATCCTGTAGAACTCGTCCTGCAGCTGCCTCCTTAAAATGGGATCAAGTGCCCCGAATGGCTCGTCCATTAAGAGGAGCGGCGGGTCCATTGCAAGAGCCCGGGCCAGTCCCACCCGCTGCTGTTGGCCGCCGCTCAACTGTTTCGGGTACCTTTCCATGAATGTCTCAGGGGGCATTGAAACAAAGTCAAGAAGATATCTGACTCTTTCCCATATTCTCTTATCAGGCCACCCCTCCAGTTTCGGAACGAGCCCTATGTTGTTCTTTATTGTCAAGTGAGGGAAAAGGCCTATATTCTGGATCACATATCCGATGTTTCTGCGCAAACTCACGGGATCGAATTCTGTAATATCATTACCGTTTATGTAAATACTGCCTTCATCCGGTTCTATGAGCCTGTTTATCAGTCTCAACGCGGTGGTTTTTCCAGAACCACTGGGACCTATCAATATCAGCAATTCCCCGCCTTTTATCTCAAGGTTCAATTGCTCGACTGCGAACTGGCTGTCATATGTCTTTGTAATATTCTGCAGCTGAATTGAATCGATCCGGTCAAAGAGTTTTCTGGATGCCATGGGAAAAAATAAAAGGAGGAAAGGATCAGGCTTCTGAAATCAATCCTTTCTCAATAAGGAAGGACCTGGCAATGTCCCTTGCATCTTTTTTATCCACATCATATTGGTAGTTGAGCTGCCGCATAGAATCTGTATCGATCGTGTCCTCTAATTCTCTGATTATTTCAATGACATCCGGATTTTCAGCAGCAAACTCCTCTGTGACAATGATTATAGCATCATAGGGCGGCAGTGCGTTCTTATCGTCTTCAAGGATTCTCAGATCAAATAGTTCATTCTTGGTATCTGTGGTATACGCAGATATGGCTTCTACTTCATCGTTCTTTATTGCCTTGTACATGATGGTTGCCAGACCCTGTTGATAATTCTTAAAATTGAATCCATATATTGCCTGTATGCTTGGAAGACCGTCTTCCCTGGTGGCAAATTCAGGATCGGTACCTATTTTCATTTCTGAGGCATAAGGTTCAAGGTCGCTGATCCTGGTAATATTATTCGCCTTGGCCCAATCTTCTTTTACTGCAATGGCATATGCATCTTCAAATCCCAGCTTCCCTACTATAATTACTCCATCCTGCTCAAGTAAACCTTTTTCAGCTTCTTCATAGATAACCTGAGGGTCCCATATGTCTAACGGCGGTTTCTTCAGGATCTGACTGTATGCAGTACCTGTATACTCCACATATGTCTGGATCTGACCTTTCTTCAAGGCTTCGTAATTTATTAACGTACCTCCCAGACCTACTTTTACTTCTGTCTTATACCCATTGTCTTCCAGCATGAGGGATATCAAATGTCCCAGAATAAAAGATTCCTGGAACAATTTGGATCCTATGACTATAGTCTTATCATTCGTAGGACCTGAGGTAGCAT comes from the Methanosarcinales archaeon genome and includes:
- a CDS encoding betaine/proline/choline family ABC transporter ATP-binding protein (Members of the family are the ATP-binding subunit of ABC transporters for substrates such as betaine, L-proline or other amino acids, choline, carnitine, etc. The substrate specificity is best determined from the substrate-binding subunit, rather than this subunit, as it interacts with the permease subunit and not with substrate directly.) yields the protein MASRKLFDRIDSIQLQNITKTYDSQFAVEQLNLEIKGGELLILIGPSGSGKTTALRLINRLIEPDEGSIYINGNDITEFDPVSLRRNIGYVIQNIGLFPHLTIKNNIGLVPKLEGWPDKRIWERVRYLLDFVSMPPETFMERYPKQLSGGQQQRVGLARALAMDPPLLLMDEPFGALDPILRRQLQDEFYRIKQEIGRTIVFVTHDIDEAFILGDRIAIMADAGLVQVGTPEELILNPENDLVADIVDSKRKFKHLDALKVKNLMSPIDNTYLFDAALTAKQAGVRMTENNVELAVICDGSELLGMLHMADLYQSNDERPLRDIAKPSVVFAPNDPAVSALKELKSRGESMAIVSDGNNPSGLFLSNEVLLRLV
- a CDS encoding TfuA-related McrA-glycine thioamidation protein, with protein sequence MTKIVVYTGTSLSWEDARGLLDADYRSPVKRNDINILLDKEQPDIIGIIDGIFFDRAAVAHREIIRAVKAGVKVVGGSSMGALRSSELHSHGMIGVGQIFEWYRDGFINSDDEVAVTFHPDTLEPLSTPLVNIRTTLEGAVKAGIIDTKQADGLLQAVRSMYYPDRTYHSMVKKGVELGIVPADKKGSLIDYFVNNEVDVKRDDALLVIRKIRELALTNP
- a CDS encoding ABC transporter permease, which translates into the protein MFSIALFAATVIGISIGIFIFFHPKIAGPFLNVLNIVETIPDIALLVFLIPLVGIGPEPTIVASVLYSILPIARNTYTGLKGVSREYIDIARAIGLSKAEILYRVRLPMALPLIAGGFRIALVFTMGVVTLGGLIAAGGLGAVLQNGIQLFDVNTILVAGLWTGILAVILDGFAGMIEGWLKGRYGAW
- a CDS encoding ABC transporter permease, which produces MVMFSTISDATFEHIILAYTALFVSIVLGVPLAFISLYSEKLASVVMKLANMAQAVPSFAVVAIVVPLIGIGFWPAVIAIMLRGLLPIIKNTYIGLSTIDTSLIEYAKGIGLTNWEIDRHIRFPNAYPAMFAGIKFAGILANSIAILTAIIGSGGLGELVFEGLIGFRTDLLLAGALPAVVLALFIDLSFTVMEKRLTPFHLRD
- a CDS encoding glycine/betaine ABC transporter substrate-binding protein; the encoded protein is MKLKALFVLLVIITVLISGCTRSTEDAQPSEDATSGPTNDKTIVIGSKLFQESFILGHLISLMLEDNGYKTEVKVGLGGTLINYEALKKGQIQTYVEYTGTAYSQILKKPPLDIWDPQVIYEEAEKGLLEQDGVIIVGKLGFEDAYAIAVKEDWAKANNITRISDLEPYASEMKIGTDPEFATREDGLPSIQAIYGFNFKNYQQGLATIMYKAIKNDEVEAISAYTTDTKNELFDLRILEDDKNALPPYDAIIIVTEEFAAENPDVIEIIRELEDTIDTDSMRQLNYQYDVDKKDARDIARSFLIEKGLISEA